One genomic window of Microbacterium sp. BH-3-3-3 includes the following:
- the recO gene encoding DNA repair protein RecO, producing the protein MPTYRDEVVVLRTQKLGEADRILTLLSRRNGKIRAVAKGVRRTSSRFGSRLEPFMVADVQLATGRNLDIVQQAESLGSYGADIVADYDSYTTASAMVETADRLNEAEATPQQYLLLVGGLRSLARSDHAARSVLDSYLLRAMALSGWAPGLGECARCGTVGDHDYFLPQLGGVICSTCAPAGSPRVARDTVDLLRSLMAGEWDAVDSAAGRTTAAASGLVAAYAQFHLERGIRSLSHLEAHP; encoded by the coding sequence GTGCCCACCTACCGCGATGAAGTCGTGGTCCTGCGTACCCAGAAGTTGGGGGAGGCGGATCGCATCCTCACCCTGCTCAGCCGCCGCAACGGCAAGATTCGCGCGGTGGCGAAGGGCGTGCGGCGCACCTCGTCGCGGTTCGGCTCGCGCCTCGAGCCCTTCATGGTGGCCGACGTGCAGTTGGCGACCGGCCGCAATCTCGACATCGTGCAGCAGGCCGAGTCGCTCGGCTCGTACGGTGCCGACATCGTCGCCGACTACGACAGCTACACCACCGCCAGCGCGATGGTCGAAACCGCCGATCGGTTGAACGAGGCCGAGGCGACCCCGCAGCAGTACCTGCTGCTCGTGGGTGGGCTGCGCTCGCTCGCCCGCAGCGACCACGCGGCACGGAGCGTGCTGGATTCGTACCTGCTGCGGGCCATGGCGCTGTCGGGCTGGGCGCCCGGACTCGGCGAGTGCGCGCGCTGCGGCACCGTCGGCGATCACGACTACTTCCTTCCCCAGCTCGGCGGCGTCATCTGCTCGACGTGCGCGCCGGCCGGCTCTCCTCGGGTCGCCCGCGACACGGTCGACCTGCTGCGCTCGCTCATGGCGGGGGAGTGGGATGCCGTCGACTCCGCCGCCGGGCGCACCACCGCCGCCGCGTCGGGGCTCGTCGCCGCGTACGCCCAGTTCCATCTCGAACGGGGCATCCGTTCCCTCTCGCACCTGGAGGCGCATCCGTGA
- a CDS encoding NADP-dependent oxidoreductase, giving the protein MAMRWTAPAAGPIETWVFDEVEVAPPGAGEVTVRVHAAGINPADAKHVAQARPGAEFPVAIGYELSGEVSAVGPDAVGGSGALHVGDEVVAFRVQGAYATELTVPARDVFAKPARLSHAEAANLLLAGTTAAEMVQVTRVTAGDTVLLHAASGAVGVSLLQQARELGVRVIGTVGPDADESAARVRHYGGIPVAYGDGLAERVATAAEGAPVVAAWDAAGTDEAIDVSLGLVSERDRIVTIVRPDRAEADGFLWIAGSRPESARFRDIARARVLELAASGALEVPVARTYPLADAIEAVGFVMDGHPGGKVALLA; this is encoded by the coding sequence ATGGCGATGAGGTGGACGGCTCCGGCCGCAGGACCGATCGAGACGTGGGTCTTCGACGAGGTCGAGGTGGCTCCGCCCGGCGCCGGGGAGGTCACGGTGCGCGTGCACGCCGCGGGCATCAACCCCGCCGATGCCAAGCACGTCGCCCAGGCGCGCCCGGGGGCCGAGTTCCCCGTCGCCATCGGCTACGAGCTCTCCGGCGAGGTATCGGCCGTCGGTCCCGACGCGGTCGGCGGCTCCGGCGCGCTGCACGTCGGCGACGAGGTCGTGGCGTTCCGCGTGCAGGGCGCATACGCGACCGAGCTCACGGTGCCCGCCCGCGACGTCTTCGCCAAGCCCGCACGGCTCTCGCACGCCGAGGCGGCCAATCTGCTTCTGGCGGGAACGACGGCGGCCGAGATGGTTCAGGTCACGCGGGTGACCGCGGGTGACACGGTGCTGCTCCACGCCGCCTCGGGCGCCGTCGGCGTGAGCCTGCTGCAGCAGGCGCGCGAGCTCGGTGTGCGCGTGATCGGCACGGTGGGACCGGATGCCGACGAGTCGGCGGCACGCGTCCGCCACTACGGCGGTATCCCGGTGGCCTACGGCGACGGCCTCGCCGAGCGCGTCGCGACCGCCGCCGAGGGAGCTCCCGTCGTCGCCGCGTGGGATGCGGCGGGCACCGACGAGGCGATCGACGTCTCGCTTGGGCTGGTGTCGGAGCGCGACCGCATCGTCACGATCGTTCGCCCCGACCGCGCCGAGGCCGACGGGTTCCTGTGGATCGCAGGTTCGCGGCCCGAGAGCGCCCGGTTCCGCGACATCGCCCGTGCCCGCGTTCTGGAGCTCGCGGCATCGGGGGCTCTCGAGGTGCCGGTCGCGCGTACCTACCCGCTCGCCGACGCGATCGAAGCCGTGGGCTTCGTCATGGACGGCCACCCGGGCGGCAAGGTGGCGTTGCTGGCGTAA
- a CDS encoding MOSC domain-containing protein, translated as MIRVDALYRYPVKGFTPERRAQLVIQDDGRVQGDRALVFRFADALEPEDATFPKSRGLALMTFPTLARVDLAYDDEARTLRLRVDDIDIEADLSESGRTRLADAVTAYLRTTSDAKLLDADGILPLGLLGDGRTARFQDRPRGYVSLHGTASVEALDATVPAPVDDRRFRSNIVVGGTAAWTELDWRGRVRIGEVEFEVQKPIERCAAITANPDTGVRDARLLRVLTTEFAQDEPTLGILLLPVAGGGMIREGDEVVVIA; from the coding sequence GTGATCCGCGTCGATGCCCTGTACCGCTATCCCGTCAAAGGCTTCACGCCCGAACGCCGGGCGCAGCTCGTCATCCAGGACGACGGACGGGTGCAGGGCGACCGCGCCCTCGTCTTCCGCTTCGCCGACGCGCTCGAGCCCGAAGACGCGACGTTCCCGAAGAGTCGCGGCTTGGCGCTGATGACCTTCCCCACGTTGGCGCGCGTCGACCTCGCCTACGACGACGAGGCTCGAACCCTGCGCCTGCGCGTCGACGACATCGACATCGAGGCCGACCTCAGCGAGAGCGGGCGCACGCGCCTCGCCGATGCCGTGACGGCGTACCTGCGCACGACCAGCGACGCGAAGCTGCTCGACGCCGACGGCATCCTTCCGCTCGGGCTGCTGGGCGACGGCCGCACCGCGAGGTTCCAGGATCGCCCGCGCGGATACGTCTCTCTGCACGGCACCGCCTCGGTCGAGGCCCTGGACGCCACCGTGCCGGCACCCGTCGACGATCGGCGATTCCGCTCGAACATCGTGGTCGGCGGCACCGCCGCGTGGACCGAGCTTGACTGGCGCGGTCGCGTACGCATCGGCGAGGTGGAGTTCGAGGTGCAGAAGCCGATCGAGCGCTGCGCCGCGATCACCGCCAACCCCGACACCGGGGTGCGCGACGCGCGACTGCTGCGCGTGCTCACGACCGAGTTCGCTCAGGACGAGCCGACCCTCGGCATCCTGCTCCTCCCCGTGGCCGGCGGCGGCATGATCCGCGAGGGCGATGAGGTCGTCGTCATCGCGTGA
- the leuA gene encoding 2-isopropylmalate synthase, producing MKNTQKPTSAPVHKYRPFHEQIRVDMPDRTWPSKRIEVAPRWCAVDLRDGNQALIDPMSPERKRVMFDLLVKMGYKEIEVGFPSASQTDFDFVRQLIEENLIPDDVTIQVLTQAREHLIARTYESIAGAKQAIVHLYNSTSVLQREVVFRTDQQGIVDIALEGARLCKQYEATIPQTEVYYEYSPESYTGTELEFALRICNEVLEVFQPTPERKVILNLPATVEMATPNVYADSIEWMSRHLNHRENVILSLHPHNDRGTAVAAAELGYMAGADRIEGCLFGNGERTGNVDLVALGVNLLTQGIDPQIDFSDIDQVKRTVEYCNQLPVPERSPWAGDLVFTAFSGSHQDAIKKGFEAMEARAASEGKSIDDIEWAVPYLPIDPKDLGRSYEAVIRVNSQSGKGGVAYLLKADHAIDLPRKLQIEFSGVVQTRTDAEGGEVSSAQIWDIFTDEYLPAEDHDQRWGRFELLSTRSSSDMSGDVHLDVALRDGDETHPASAVGNGPVAAFLEIVRAQGFDVTLYDYVEHALSSGGDAQAAAYVELQVDDQRLWGVGIDGDISTASLKAIVSGVNRAIRTRQSADALAGV from the coding sequence ATGAAGAACACCCAGAAGCCCACGTCCGCTCCGGTGCACAAGTACCGTCCGTTCCACGAGCAGATCCGGGTCGACATGCCCGATCGCACGTGGCCGTCGAAGCGCATCGAAGTCGCCCCGCGCTGGTGCGCCGTCGATCTGCGCGACGGAAACCAGGCCCTCATCGATCCGATGAGCCCCGAGCGCAAGCGCGTGATGTTCGACCTGCTCGTGAAGATGGGCTACAAGGAGATCGAGGTCGGCTTCCCCAGCGCCAGCCAGACCGACTTCGACTTCGTGCGCCAGCTGATCGAAGAGAACCTGATCCCCGACGACGTCACGATCCAGGTGCTGACCCAGGCGCGCGAGCACCTGATCGCCCGCACGTACGAGTCGATCGCCGGCGCTAAGCAGGCCATCGTTCACCTGTACAACTCCACGAGCGTGCTGCAGCGCGAGGTCGTGTTCCGCACCGACCAGCAGGGGATCGTCGACATCGCGCTCGAGGGCGCCCGTCTGTGCAAGCAGTACGAGGCGACCATTCCCCAGACCGAGGTCTACTACGAGTACTCGCCCGAGAGCTACACCGGTACCGAGCTCGAGTTCGCCCTGCGCATCTGCAATGAGGTGCTGGAGGTCTTCCAGCCGACGCCCGAGCGCAAGGTCATCCTGAACCTGCCCGCCACGGTCGAGATGGCCACCCCGAACGTCTACGCCGACTCGATCGAGTGGATGTCGCGTCACCTGAACCACCGCGAGAACGTCATCCTCTCGCTGCACCCGCACAACGACCGCGGCACGGCCGTCGCGGCGGCGGAGCTCGGGTACATGGCCGGCGCCGACCGCATCGAGGGCTGCCTGTTCGGCAACGGGGAGCGCACCGGAAACGTCGACCTCGTCGCCCTGGGCGTCAACCTGCTGACACAGGGCATCGACCCGCAGATCGACTTCAGCGACATCGACCAGGTCAAGCGCACGGTCGAGTACTGCAACCAGCTGCCGGTGCCCGAGCGCAGCCCCTGGGCCGGCGACCTGGTCTTCACCGCCTTCAGCGGTTCGCATCAGGATGCCATCAAGAAGGGCTTCGAGGCGATGGAGGCCCGCGCGGCATCCGAGGGCAAGAGCATCGACGACATCGAGTGGGCGGTTCCCTACCTGCCGATCGACCCGAAAGACCTGGGCCGCTCGTACGAGGCGGTCATCCGCGTCAACTCCCAGTCGGGCAAGGGCGGCGTCGCCTACCTGCTGAAGGCCGACCACGCGATCGACCTGCCGCGCAAGCTGCAGATCGAGTTCTCGGGCGTCGTGCAGACCCGCACCGACGCCGAGGGCGGCGAGGTATCGAGCGCCCAGATCTGGGACATCTTCACCGACGAGTACCTGCCCGCCGAAGACCACGACCAGCGCTGGGGCCGTTTCGAGCTGCTGTCGACGCGCTCGTCGAGTGACATGTCGGGCGACGTGCACCTCGACGTCGCCCTGCGCGACGGCGACGAGACCCACCCCGCCTCGGCCGTCGGAAACGGCCCCGTGGCCGCGTTCCTCGAGATCGTGCGCGCGCAGGGCTTCGACGTCACGCTCTACGACTACGTCGAGCACGCCCTGAGCTCGGGCGGCGACGCCCAGGCCGCGGCGTACGTCGAACTGCAGGTCGACGACCAGCGCCTGTGGGGCGTCGGCATCGACGGTGACATCTCGACGGCGTCGCTGAAGGCGATCGTCTCGGGCGTGAACCGCGCGATCCGCACCCGTCAGTCGGCCGACGCCCTCGCCGGCGTCTGA
- a CDS encoding trimeric intracellular cation channel family protein encodes MDAVNSVFVIPLWADLTAVALGGVQGALFASGFQGQRRLDLLGVAIIGILLGMGGGLIRDLLLGLTPATLQSNWYLITATLASIVGMLLSGIFQRLNRAIVMLDAVVIGLFGAFGTSKALALGMPAVPAIFVGVVAAAGGSVLRDVLMGLPVAIMHVGSLYAVAAGGGCAVLAVTAAFGVPLPLAAVIGVVVTTVIRVLAVLFDLSLPEQRKLYRRKVAVETTGIPIIRTDDAA; translated from the coding sequence ATGGATGCCGTGAACTCGGTCTTCGTCATCCCCCTGTGGGCGGATCTCACCGCCGTCGCCCTGGGCGGCGTGCAGGGGGCGCTGTTCGCGTCGGGCTTCCAGGGGCAGCGGCGCCTCGATCTGCTCGGCGTCGCGATCATCGGCATCCTGCTGGGAATGGGCGGCGGTTTGATCCGCGACCTGCTGCTGGGGCTGACGCCCGCGACGCTTCAGAGCAACTGGTATCTCATCACCGCGACATTGGCGTCGATCGTCGGCATGCTGCTGTCGGGGATCTTCCAGCGTCTCAACCGTGCGATCGTCATGCTCGACGCGGTCGTGATCGGTCTGTTCGGTGCGTTCGGCACGTCGAAGGCGCTCGCCCTGGGCATGCCCGCCGTGCCCGCGATTTTCGTCGGCGTCGTGGCAGCCGCGGGCGGCAGCGTGCTGCGCGACGTGCTGATGGGGCTGCCGGTGGCGATCATGCACGTGGGCTCGCTCTACGCCGTCGCCGCGGGTGGCGGCTGCGCGGTACTCGCCGTCACGGCCGCCTTCGGCGTGCCCCTGCCCCTCGCCGCGGTGATCGGCGTCGTCGTGACGACCGTGATCCGCGTGCTGGCGGTGCTCTTCGACCTCTCGCTCCCGGAGCAGCGCAAGCTCTACCGCCGAAAGGTCGCGGTCGAGACCACCGGCATCCCGATCATCCGCACCGACGACGCGGCCTGA
- a CDS encoding methyltransferase domain-containing protein: protein MAYTHGHHESVLRSHAARTVADSAAYLVSSLFAGARILDVGAGPGTITVDLADRVFPGRVVGVDAAPDVVEVARATAGERTNVEFRTDDAYDLDAPDGSFDIVHAHQVLQHLARPVDALREFRRVAGPEGLVAVRDVDYGGVIWHPRIPALDEWLEIYHGVHRGVSGEPDAGRRLKAWAREAGFARVEASASVWVFDTAEKRAWWGGMWADRVVASAFAGHARRLGLADDAALQRISDAWREWAAHPDGWILLPHGEVLARG from the coding sequence GTGGCCTACACCCACGGACACCACGAGAGCGTGCTGCGTTCCCACGCCGCACGCACCGTCGCCGACTCGGCGGCGTACCTGGTGTCTTCACTGTTCGCCGGCGCCCGCATCCTCGATGTGGGCGCCGGCCCCGGCACCATCACCGTCGACCTCGCCGACCGGGTCTTCCCGGGGCGGGTCGTGGGAGTGGATGCCGCGCCCGACGTCGTCGAGGTCGCCCGCGCCACCGCGGGGGAGCGCACGAACGTCGAGTTCCGCACCGATGACGCGTACGACCTCGATGCCCCCGATGGGTCATTCGACATCGTGCATGCGCATCAGGTCCTTCAGCACCTGGCCCGGCCCGTCGACGCCCTGCGCGAGTTCCGCCGCGTGGCGGGCCCCGAGGGCCTGGTCGCGGTGCGTGACGTCGACTACGGCGGGGTGATCTGGCATCCACGGATCCCCGCCCTCGACGAGTGGCTCGAGATCTACCACGGGGTGCACCGCGGGGTGTCGGGCGAGCCCGACGCGGGCAGGCGGCTCAAGGCCTGGGCGCGCGAAGCCGGATTCGCCCGTGTCGAGGCCAGCGCCAGCGTGTGGGTCTTCGACACGGCCGAGAAGCGCGCGTGGTGGGGCGGCATGTGGGCTGACCGCGTCGTCGCGTCGGCCTTCGCGGGGCACGCCCGCCGGCTCGGACTCGCCGACGACGCCGCGCTGCAGCGCATCTCCGATGCGTGGCGCGAGTGGGCGGCGCACCCCGACGGGTGGATCCTGCTGCCGCACGGCGAGGTGCTCGCCCGGGGGTGA